The sequence tatacacacacacacacacaaataatagcTTAGAAAGGGTATTTATAACTCTCCCCTATTTTCTCTTACActgcaaattattttttcacaGCAGAATACATTGCATAAAATCCTATGAAAACCAAATTTGTTAAAGGTTATAACAacaggagagaggctggggaggtGGAGCTGAGTATGCCCAACCCCTTCCTTTAGGCAGGAGGATACTAGGCAGAGACAGAATTTTGAAAAGTCTTTGCACATTTATAAAACAACCTCAAAGTCCCTCTAAACAACAAGTATCTCTACAAGGTGCTTACTACAGCTAGAAACTAAAAACTAAGGCTGAATGGAATGTGTTTAGTAGAATTACCTGTCAGAGAGCACCGAACAGCCTAGTGATCCTGCTCCTAGGCCTCAACACCAGAGGGAAAGCCAGGTGCAGAGAGCACCACAGAAACCCAAAACACACCTCCCAGTGTGCGGAAAGTACTGAAGTCCCCCTCAGGCACCACCTGAGAACACTAGCTCACGAGTGCTCTGCTGCCTTGTGGCTGTCCCAGCACACAGCTACATACAGGATGCCCTCAGGATGAACCTTTTGTTTCTGCTTGATAACTGACCTAGTCTAATAAAGGTATGTGTCAAGCACACATAGGCAGTGACACTTACAAGAGTCAGACTGTGGACACTGATCAAGCTCCAATTCTGATTCACTCATGTTGttaaagaattcttctgtttaaATTATCAAGTCATGATCCAAATTGTGAGGATAAAGGCCTGCCCTCCTGCACAGGATCCACAGCATTTGGAGTCGAGGCCTCCAGCTTATTCCGTGGAGATGCACGGTGTGAGAGGGAACCCTGCCTCTCTCAACCTCCCCTCCAATTGAATTATCTGGGAGGAGCCCTCATGGTGTTTTCCTCCATCATAGCTCCCTCTCATGGGTTTTGCTGTAGAGTGCATCTGACCCCAAGCAAGGACTTTGGGATTTGGCCCAATACCATCAAGAGTTTGCACTTCCCTCAGTGACCTCATCCACCTCATGGAAAGCTCATTTCAAAGCTCTTAGGAGACTTtataaaaattaaatgcaatGAAGAGTGAAACATTGGGTCTGAGAATTCAGACCCCTAAGAGTCACGAAAGGGAGATGTTAAGCTGAGAGCAACCTAAACCATGGCTTTCTCTGCCACACAATCACATACAAGTTATCAGTGGTCCCGCTAAGTTTTGTTAGTTTGTTCAGGCCCTTATTCAGTCCTGACTCAGGTAAAATTTCCTCTcgagtcaatgggactactcatgtaagtaaATAATACTTATGTGAGTAGGAATTTACAGCACTGGGCCATTGAATAAATATACACTACATGAATATGAGCAAATTAACATTGCTGTGAGTACCTGAACTTTTGTATGtccacaatattttattttaaatccacaTCCTTAGTACAATTTTGTATGCATTTAAATTTATTGGGGTCAGAGTTATACTGAACAGATGCTACTTCTGaagatctccccctcccccgccatttTTGTACCTCACTAGTTtttcattactttaaaaaaaaattttcactggcATGGAAAGCTAATTAAGAACTTTCCCTAAAACCCTGTATTGCATATCAGCTAGACATACTGACTTATATGAATTCAATTTTTGTAACTATTTTATTCTTGGCTGCATAAcaatagtgttttttttttaaaacaaggtcTTCATTACTTCCTAGCTGTTCAAacatcttttctttatttttcttgttaaagACTGAAGGAATTCAGTATGCCAGTCATGTTAAAGTCAATAATTCCTTCCACTTCACTTCTCATTATTAAACAAATCTAAATATTTCACTagtgtttctttttcctttgatAAAACTACAAAAGCCTTTTTTATTCCCCTTAGTCCCTTTGGCAATATTAACTCGTTCTGCATTTTGCTGGCTTTGTCTTTTCCACTAACAGATTGAATAGTCTTGCATGGACATTTCCCTCCTTTATTTCTAGCTATGATTAATTTAACACTCAGATCTTTGATTTCTGAAGTCATGTTGGGAATTTcttgtttatttaattttgtcTGTTTTGCTGTGCTTGGGAGACGAAGTTGAGCATGCAGCCTTTGGTGTATGCATTATAACAgcatttaatttgaaaaataatgtgattgtgcatttaaaaaatacttaTATTCCATAGCGAAAGCTATGGTAAAGACAGCGTCAAAATTCCAAAGTGAAAAGCAACaatcaggaaatgccaaagtgaCGGATGCGCTCTGCTCCTTGTACATTATAATATAGTCTTTGATTACATGATTATATACATTATCTTTACAGCGTCCTACTTTattcaaggcctgatccaaagctgattgaaggcaatggaaagattACCACTGAATACAGCTGATTTTGTATCAAGCCCTCAGGCTGCAGTTTAAACAAAGAATTCTAAACTCATTTCGCAAAGCACATGCTTCTGTCTCAGGATGGATAGACTGTAACACTGGGGCCTCAGTACACAGGCGGGATGGTGCATAATGAATGAGGCTGTGTCTTAAAGATCCCTGTCTTAACTGTGTaaatttgaagtcaatgagtttgAGTACTTTGAGTTTACACTAGTATAAGTGAGAGCAAAATATAACCCCCAGTGCACAGCCTAGACACTACACAGACCAAACCAAAAACAAGTAGGTGTTTGATTAAAGAGCATGTATATGTTTCATCCCTGTATAACTCAAACAGCTGAGTTGACTCCCTCTtcccaactggaaaaaaaaaaaaacccaaaaactaaAATATTCAGTTTGGTTGAACCTACCACCTAATTCAAGAGAGGATTCCTGTCAGCTTCCAGAGTAAGGAGCTCATAGTTTCAGGGGGAGCTTGGACAGCTGTTTCAAGAGATGCTATTTCAAGCTAATAAGCAATAAGTCCTGGTTGGGGAGGACTAAACCTGAAGCTCCATCAGCAGGGATCACTCTAGCTGCAAGCAAACTAGGCAGCGGCCTAGGGCAGCAGATTGCTGGACAAAGCCATTTTGGGGGCCTGTTTGCACAGTGCTGCAGATTGGTCTACTGGGGTGTGAACGGCAAAGCACTCTAACCTTAGGGATACCAtatattaacattaaaaaaaagaggacactccaggGGGTAGCCCCGCCCCTATCcactcccccccacttcctgccccctgactcccccccccgaacccccaacccatccaaccctccctgctccttgtcccctgatctccctctcctgggacccctgcccctaaccaccccccgggaccctaccccctatctaagcctcccttctccttgtccccgactgccccctccTCAGatcccccaccctaactgcccccctagcaccccaccccctacctgtcccccgactgccccccgaacctccgccccatccaaccccccctccactccctgactGCTCCGAACCctctccacacccccgccccctgacagccccccccgaaccatccaacacccccccgctccctgtctcttgactgcccccccccgggatcccatgccccttctccaacGCCGCAGCCCCCTTACCGTGCCGCTCAGACCAGCGTGTCTGCCTCCACGCGGAGCCAGACACGCCGCTGCGCTGCCGTgcggaggctgcaggggaggagacggggggagcaggggaggggctctggctgctggaggCCCCGATGCGAGCGGCTCAATCCGGCCGGGCCGCCCTGTCAGCCGCGCCGCGCTCTGCATTGCGAGGGGAATCCCTGACCTTttgagagttttacaaattcctccctgAGGGCTATTTAAAACCCccaaagccggacatgtccgtgAAAATAGGGACCTATGGTAACCCTGTCTAACCTGGAACGCTCTCACTGCGCCATGTGGACCTTGCTGGCACGAGCTAAAACCTACCTAGTTCACATCGATGGACTCCTGTCTCAAGCAGGATTACAGTAACACACActagcagcgctttgaagtgccaGTGTGGTGGCGCGCGGGACTCCCCCTCCaggaggggattagctccgagcagCGCcgggagcctgtctacactagcactttaaagtgctcagacttgctgcgctcaggggggtgatttttcacccccccgAGCCAGCAAATtacagcgctataaaatgtaagtgtagacaagccagcagggtctacacagggcaGGCACAGTGCTCTGCAattcaccaccgccacccccgcAGAGTGGTCTGCAACGCCAGGTAGTCAAGTGGGTAGGCTATTTTGAGTACAGCGGCAGATTGTCTTGAGCGGCCTCTGGCCATCAGGCAGCCCAGTTATCTACTGCTTTACTAACATGTTCCTCTTTTCAAGGTACCCAGCTACTGCTGGATGCCTGTGTCCGCAGTAATGTCCAGCACTTCATCTACACCAGTACCATAGAAGTGATAGGCCCAAACTGCAGAGGGGACCCCATCTGCAATGGGGATGAAGATACAGCATACCAGAGCACATCAGGATTTCCTTATGCCCAGAGTAAGAGACTGGCAGAGACGTCTGTTCTGAAGGCAAATGGTCAGGCACTGAAGGATGGTGGCATCTTCCTGACGTGTGCCTTGAGGTCCATGTACATCTTTGGAGAAGGATGCCGGTTTCTCCAGACTCACCTGGATAAAAGCCTCTTGAATAAAAATGTCTACCTGCGGATTTCTAGGAAAGACGCTCTGGTGAATCCTGTATATGTGGGAAACATTGCATGGGCTCACATCCAGGTGGCAAAAGCCTTGAGGAACCCGGAAAAAGCCAAGCACGTCAAAGGGCACTTCTACTACATCTCTGATGACACTCCTCACATGAGCTATGCTGACCTAAATTATGAGCTGACCAAGGAGCTGGGGTTTGGGATTGAGCCCCACCCACCCATGCCGTTGATGATGCTGTACTACTTTGCGCTACTGCTAGAAGTTGTGAGCTTCCTACTTAGGCCCTTTGTCAAATACATCCCCTCCACCAACCGTCACCTTGTGATCTTGCTGAACACGCAGTTCACGTTCTCCTACAGGAAGGCATGGCGGGATTTTGGCTACATGCCCCGCTACAAATGGAAAGAGGCCAAACAGCGCACCAGTCAGTGGATTGCCTCACTGATTCCACAAAGGAGGGCGTACCTGAAACACAAGGCTGTCTAAGCCTGAGAAAAACAGAAGCATGGCAAGACAAGCCGGCCCATGAGCCCACAGGTGAGCTGGAGGAATTGCAGTAATGGACAACAACAAAGCATTGAAATGTGAAATCTATGTGATGAAAAGTTGGAATGAATAAAGAATATGAAACTCTTCATTTGTTTGTGGTGGATGGGCTGATTGGTTATCACAGTTACTTTATAATCTACAGccacctctccctctctgcaACACAGATATTTTTATTTGAGTAGAGTCCCTTCTGAAGTACACTcagcccttccctttctcttaACTTTATCTGAGACTTTTGGGAAAAGAGTAAAGGCTCCATTATTATCTTTCCCAGCAGTGGATGgatacccacacacacacgccacaCTCCACCT is a genomic window of Natator depressus isolate rNatDep1 chromosome 1, rNatDep2.hap1, whole genome shotgun sequence containing:
- the LOC141984560 gene encoding 3 beta-hydroxysteroid dehydrogenase/Delta 5-->4-isomerase-like — encoded protein: MSLAGVSCLVTGASGFLGQRIVHLLLEEEKELAEIRTLDIAFSDEARRNFTNFKGQTVVKILEGDIRDATFLNSACEGVSLVIHTASIIDTLGLVEKQLLWEVNVTGTQLLLDACVRSNVQHFIYTSTIEVIGPNCRGDPICNGDEDTAYQSTSGFPYAQSKRLAETSVLKANGQALKDGGIFLTCALRSMYIFGEGCRFLQTHLDKSLLNKNVYLRISRKDALVNPVYVGNIAWAHIQVAKALRNPEKAKHVKGHFYYISDDTPHMSYADLNYELTKELGFGIEPHPPMPLMMLYYFALLLEVVSFLLRPFVKYIPSTNRHLVILLNTQFTFSYRKAWRDFGYMPRYKWKEAKQRTSQWIASLIPQRRAYLKHKAV